The following proteins are encoded in a genomic region of Musa acuminata AAA Group cultivar baxijiao chromosome BXJ2-11, Cavendish_Baxijiao_AAA, whole genome shotgun sequence:
- the LOC135627945 gene encoding probable nucleolar protein 5-2, whose amino-acid sequence MLVLFETPAGFALFKVLDEGKLDKVEDLWKEFATSELARKIVKLKAFNKFENTSDALSAATLLIDSKPSKGLRKFLRTHCDGETLAVADSKLGNAIKEKLKIDCLHNNAVMELMRGLRNQLTELISGLAVQDLAPMSLGLSHSLSRYKLKFSPDKVDTMIIQAIGLLDDLDKELNTYAMRVREWYGWHFPELAKIVQDNIQYAKVVKLMGNRTNAVNLDFSEVLSEETEAELKEAAVISMGTEVSDLDLANIKELCDQVLALSEYRAQLYDYLKSRMNTIAPNLTALVGELVGARLIAHGGSLLNLAKQPGSTVQILGAEKALFRALKTKHATPKYGLIFHASLIGQAAPKIKGKISRSLAAKTALAIRYDALGDGQDNTMGLENRAKLEARLRVLEGRELGRSAGSTKGKPKIEFYDKDRKKGAGALITPAKTYNPSADLVFGQTTDLAPSKQAAEQGATLRKKRKLEEAELEPTGEASEDPPKEEGEGEGEKRKKKKKKVKLGSADDQISISEAEEQTKKKKKKKKDKAPGTELVTQDNIAAPESEEELSKKKKKKKQAEEEQAAGDNTSKRKKDKKKKDKGL is encoded by the exons ATGTTGGTGTTGTTCGAAACCCCTGCGGGTTTTGCCTTGTTCAAAGTTTTGGATGAAGGGAAGCTGGACAAAGTTGAG GATTTGTGGAAGGAGTTTGCTACCTCAGAATTGGCAAGAAAG ATTGTAAAGCTGAAAGCTTTCAATAAATTTGAGAACACTTCAGATGCATTATCCGCTGCGACCTTATTGATTGATAGCAAGCCTAGCAAGGGCCTCCGGAAGTTTCTACGTACTCACTGTGATGGTGAAACCTTGGCCGTGGCTGATTCAAAACTTGGAAACGCAATTAAAGAGAAGCTG AAAATAGACTGTCTCCACAACAATGCTGTAATGGAGCTAATGAGAGGACTCAGGAACCAGCTGACAGAACTTATATCTGGGTTGGCCGTGCAAGATTTAGCTCCAATGAGCTTGGGATTGTCACACAGCTTATCTAGGTACAAGCTGAAATTCAGCCCTGATAAG GTGGATACAATGATTATTCAAGCCATAGGTTTGTTGGATGATCTTGACAAAGAGCTCAATACCTATGCCATGAGAGTCCGTGAATGGTATGGATGGCATTTTCCAGAGCTTGCTAAGATTGTACAGGACAATATTCAGTATGCAAAGGTAGTTAAGCTGATGGGAAACCGTACAAATGCTGTCAATCTTGATTTCTCTGAG GTACTGTCTGAAGAGACTGAAGCAGAGCTGAAGGAAGCAGCAGTTATATCAATGGGAACTGAAGTTAGTGACCTAGACTTGGCAAATATTAAAGAACTATGCGATCAAGTTCTAGCTCTTTCAGAGTATAGAGCTCAACTTTATGATTACCTTAAAAGCAGAATGAATACAATTGCACCAAATTTGACTGCTCTTGTCGGTGAGCTTGTTGGAGCTCGTCTTATTGCTCATGGTGGTAGCTTATTGAATCTAGCAAAGCAACCGGGTAGCACAGTTCAGATTCTTGGAGCGGAAAAG GCTCTGTTCAGAGCtctcaagacaaaacatgctacaCCAAAATATGGGCTTATCTTCCATGCATCTCTAATTGGTCAGGCAGCACCAAAAATCAAAGGAAAGATTTCTCGTTCTCTTGCTGCAAAAACTGCTTTAGCTATTAGATATGATGCTCTTGGGGATGGTCAAGACAACACTATGGGACTAGAAAATCGAGCTAAG CTTGAAGCTCGCCTTAGGGTTCTTGAGGGCAGAGAATTGGGTCGTTCTGCTGGGTCAACAAAAGGAAAGCCCAAGATTGAGTTTTATGATAAAGATCGAAAGAAGGGTGCAGGGGCTCTGATTACTCCAGCAAAG ACATATAATCCTTCAGCTGATCTTGTGTTTGGGCAAACCACTGATCTAGCTCCAAGCAAGCAAGCCGCTGAACAGGgagcaacacttagaaagaagagGAAGCTCGAGGAAGCAGAACTGGAACCCACTGGAGAAGCTTCTGAAGACCCTCCTAAAGAGGAGGGCGAGGGTGAAGgggagaaaaggaagaagaagaaaaagaaggttaAGTTAGGAAGTGCTGATGATCAAATTTCCATAAGTGAAGCAGAAGAGcagacaaaaaagaagaaaaagaaaaagaaggataaaGCTCCGGGCACTGAGTTAGTGACCCAAGATAATATTGCTGCTCCTGAATCTGAAGAGgagctttccaaaaagaaaaagaagaaaaagcaggCTGAAGAAGAGCAAGCTGCAGGTGATAATACATCAAAAAGGAAAAAGGACAAGAAGAAAAAAGACAAGGGCCTGTGA
- the LOC103970497 gene encoding protein NETWORKED 3C, which produces MHSFFLGCSVFLFGSPSMATSTTRGKEEEEEEEEEEEEEEEEEEEASVRATMQQQQLAQSWWFGSLKNSRQSPWLISTLAELDEKTKQMLRLVEDDADSFAKRAEMYYKKRPQLVSMIEDFHRAHRSLAVRCDQLRSGGAACRVTAALGASRLDRSWARSISSDKGEDESRSSASDSDDDSEESEVDDPEQGGERRGRETPDADLVKLMGEVERLKEENAALKSEIAGKDEEKRDVIRQLALSLQILKEEHAGLRMCIKDGKTKGPISEFKKLTRKLFGRQ; this is translated from the exons ATGCATTCCTTCTTCTTGGGGTGCTCAGTCTTCCTCTTCGGCTCCCCTTCCATGGCTACATCAACaacaagaggaaaagaagaagaagaagaagaagaagaagaagaagaagaagaagaagaagaagaagaagaagcatcag TGAGGGCGACGATGCAGCAGCAGCAACTCGCCCAGTCGTGGTGGTTCGGCAGTCTCAAGAATTCCAGGCAATCTCCATGGCTGATATCAACACTTGCAG AGCTTGACGAGAAGACCAAACAGATGCTGCGATTGGTGGAGGACGATGCCGACTCCTTCGCCAAGCGCGCCGAGATGTACTACAAGAAGAGGCCTCAGCTGGTGAGCATGATCGAGGACTTCCACCGCGCACATCGCTCTCTGGCCGTGCGGTGCGATCAACTCAGATCCGGCGGTGCGGCATGTCGCGTCACCGCGGCGCTCGGTGCGTCTCGGTTGGACAGGAGCTGGGCACGGAGCATAAGCAGCGACAAGGGTGAAGACGAGTCGCGGAGCTCTGCCTCGGATTCCGACGACGACTCCGAGGAGTCCGAAGTGGATGATCCCGAACAAGGAGGCGAGCGCAGGGGGAGGGAGACGCCAGACGCGGATTTGGTGAAGCTGATGGGTGAGGTTGAAAGACTCAAAGAGGAGAACGCAGCTCTGAAGTCGGAGATCGCAGGAAAAGACGAAGAGAAGAGAGATGTCATCAGGCAGCTGGCGTTGTCGCTGCAGATCCTGAAGGAGGAGCACGCCGGTCTCAGGATGTGCATCAAAGATGGGAAGACGAAGGGACCCATTTCTGAGTTCAAGAAGCTCACTAGGAAGCTTTTTGGGAGGCAATGA
- the LOC135627490 gene encoding probable E3 ubiquitin-protein ligase RHC1A, which translates to MPNNSTHWCYQCRQRVEPCQRHMVCPICNSGFVLELDEIDATPSDHVRVDPDAVHDPWIRIMEAMSFLTRRRRVRSRHHGGLIRMLNVNSDFGMEFGSGPLAVSRGGQIPVHESEGHGLDTSLSGHYGVGIRQADMINSFVEPGLDELIEQFMQNDRHRSMETLLNRHYRVGFRQADMADYFVEPSLDELIEQSMQNGRHRSMDTLLNRHYGVGIRQADTADYFVEPGLDELIEQSMQNDRHGAPSASRSSIDAMPIIKINQRHLRVDSQCPICLERFEIGSEAREMPCTHLYHSECIIPWLEQHNSCPVCRYEMPTQGSGGWSSRSSGQTSGSSSRNSGQRLRNLLSRMWPSHSSSSNSNSYLNPN; encoded by the coding sequence ATGCCAAACAATAGTACACACTGGTGTTACCAGTGCAGGCAAAGAGTAGAACCTTGTCAGAGGCACATGGTCTGCCCCATTTGTAATTCTGGTTTTGTGTTGGAACTTGATGAGATAGATGCCACACCGAGTGACCATGTTCGGGTGGATCCTGATGCTGTTCATGATCCATGGATTAGGATAATGGAGGCCATGTCTTTTTTGACAAGGAGGAGGAGGGTGAGAAGTAGACATCATGGTGGACTCATTAGAATGCTCAACGTGAATTCAGATTTTGGTATGGAATTTGGATCAGGCCCTTTGGCAGTCTCTAGGGGGGGTCAGATTCCAGTTCATGAATCCGAGGGCCATGGATTGGACACCTCCCTTAGTGGGCATTATGGTGTTGGAATTAGACAGGCCGACATGATAAACTCTTTTGTTGAGCCAGGCCTGGATGAACTGATTGAACAGTTTATGCAGAATGATAGACATAGATCCATGGAAACCCTCCTTAACAGGCATTATAGAGTTGGATTTCGACAGGCCGACATGGCAGACTATTTTGTTGAGCCTAGCCTTGATGAACTGATTGAGCAGTCGATGCAGAATGGTagacatagatccatggacacccTCCTCAATAGGCATTATGGTGTTGGAATTCGACAGGCCGACACGGCAGACTATTTTGTTGAGCCAGGCCTTGATGAACTGATTGAGCAGTCGATGCAGAATGATAGACATGGAGCTCCATCTGCATCACGATCATCTATTGATGCTATGCCCATCATAAAAATCAATCAGAGGCATCTTCGCGTGGATTCGCAATGCCCTATTTGTCTGGAGAGGTTTGAAATAGGATCGGAGGCACGAGAGATGCCATGTACGCATTTATATCACTCTGAGTGCATCATCCCATGGTTAGAACAGCATAACTCATGTCCAGTCTGCCGCTATGAGATGCCAACTCAGGGTTCTGGTGGTTGGAGTTCAAGGTCAAGTGGTCAAACTTCAGGCAGTAGTTCAAGGAACAGTGGACAACGTCTAAGGAATCTATTGTCACGCATGTGGCCTTCTCACTCTTCAAGCTCTAATTCTAATTCTTATTTGAACCCAAACTGA
- the LOC135627375 gene encoding NAC domain-containing protein 68-like — protein sequence MLPPGFTFQPSDQDLVVHFLLRWIHGLQLCRNVVQEADAYAREPEALLRGRQKAYFFTTLKPSSRNSSQVARRAGRGTWTLNTSKQGDPIKLAVAGGYKVIVWFKRHLSFHLGNAKNSTGFVMDEFALSSSYAPSNSKGRPGQKVLCVIRQTQRAINDAAKRNRQQLQTWSPPPTPAAGVRKVSNARLQKLQLLYIFRSMKRWGLTTAEEEAQLKDLMHDPQVDENHPTIKNMVAQFADRASQLDSIHHASLS from the exons ATGCTTCCGCCGGGCTTCACCTTCCAGCCCTCCGACCAAGATCTCGTCGTTCACTTCCTCCTCAGGTGGATCCATGGCCTGCAGCTCTGTCGCAATGTCGTCCAAGAGGCCGACGCCTACGCCCGGGAGCCGGAGGCGCTCCTCCGCGGCCGGCAGAAGGCCTACTTCTTCACCACCCTCAAGCCCTCCAGCCGCAACTCCTCGCAGGTGGCCCGCCGGGCCGGGAGGGGCACTTGGACGCTCAATACCAGCAAGCAAGGCGATCCCATCAAGTTGGCCGTCGCCGGCGGGTACAAGGTCATCGTGTGGTTCAAGCGCCACCTTTCCTTCCACCTCGGCAACGCGAAGAATTCCACCGGCTTCGTCATGGACGAGTTCGCGCTAAGTAGTAGTTATGCTCCATCCAATTCCAAAGGCCGCCCG GGTCAAAAGGTGTTGTGTGTGATAAGACAGACCCAGAGAGCCATCAACGACGCAGCAAAAAGAAATAGACAGCAGCTTCAAACGTGGTCGCCGCCGCCCACCCCTGCCGCCGGCGTTCGCAAAGTGTCCAACGCGCGTCTCCAAAAGCTCCAGCTGTTGTACATCTTTAGAAGCATGAAACGATGGGGCTTGACCACCGCCGAGGAAGAAGCGCAGTTAAAGGATTTGATGCACGATCCGCAAGTAGATGAGAACCACCCAACGATCAAGAACATGGTTGCACAGTTTGCGGATCGAGCCAGCCAACTTGATTCGATtcatcatgcttctctctcttaA